AGACCCTCCGCGTCGATTGCGACTACATCGTCGGCGCCGACGGCTTTCACGGCGTCAGCCGCAAATCGATCCCTAAGGACGTGCTGCGCGAATACGAGAAGGTCTATCCGTTCGGTTGGCTTGGTGTGTTGTCGCGCACGAAGCCGGTGTCGCCCGAGCTGATCTATGTCAAGCACGAGCGCGGCTTTGCGCTCTGCTCGCTGCGCTCGCAGGTGCTCAGCCGTTACTACGTCCAGGTGCCGCTCACCGACAAGGTCGAGGACTGGAGCGACGATGCGTTCTGGGCCGAGCTGAAGCGCCGTCTGCCGGACGAGGTCGCAGGCCGGCTGATCACGGGGCCCTCGATCGAGAAGAGCATCGCCCCGCTGCGCAGCTTCGTCGCCGAGCCGATGAGCTATGGCCGCCTGTTCCTTGCCGGAGATGCCGCTCATATCGTGCCGCCCACCGGCGCGCGCGGGCTGAACAGCGCCGCCTCCGACATCTATTACCTCTATCATGCGATGCTCGCGCACTATCAGCGCGGCGATGATTCCGGCCTTGAGGGTTATTCCGCCAAGGCGCTGGCGCGGATCTGGAAGGCGCAGCGCTTCTCCTGGTGGATGACGATGATGCTGCATCGTTTCCCCGACCGGCTCGAATATGAGGACCGGCTGCAGCAGACCGAACTGGACTACCTGCTCTCGTCCGAGACCGCGCAGCGCCTGCTTGCGGAGAATTACGTGGGGCTGCCGTTTTAGCTAGTGGCAGCTGCCCGCTCACAAATCCGTCGCGCGCGTGAAGAAAAATTGATGCGTCAGACCGGCATCAAATGACTCAGCAAATCCGCCCATTGTCGCCCCAGTCGCAAATGTGACCGGGCCAGCCCCGGACCGACGGACCGAACCATATTGGAATGCCGTCCCAGAAAATCCAACGGCCATCCGGTTCAAGCGGAAGCTTGTAGGACCGGCCGGCGGTGGCGGAATGGTTTATATCAAAGGGCGCGCGTATTATGACGCGTCGCTTCTCGCGAGCCACAGCGGACGTTGTGAGCATGGCGATCGCGATCAATCCAATCGACAAGAGCTTGATTGGGGACATCGAACTTGCCTTTTTGCCCTCGATGGGGCTGCAACCTTAGCCCGTTTCTTCGACCTTGGGCAGGCGAACCTATCCGAGCTAACATGGCGCATTTGCGCCAGTTGAAAGACGCACCGGGCCGCGGCGGCAACTACTTCCCTTCCAGCGCGTTGACCGGTGTCCAATCCGGCGGCGGTGGATTGGCCGCGAGAGCTTGGGCGCGCTTTGCGAACAGCGCTGACGTTGGATCGGTATTCGCCGTCTTCGCAAACGCGTCAGCCGCCTTCGCGAACTCCCGGGCGCGCCAGCAGGCCAGGCCTTCCGCATACGCTGCTGCCACCTTCGCCTGCTTCGCACTCTGCGCGCCCCTGTTGGCCAGCGGTTCGAACACCTTGATCGCCTCGCCGCGTCCCATCACCCTGATCGCATCGAGCTCGCGCCAGGCGAAGGTATCGCCGGTTTGCGCCACGGTCGCCTCCGAGGCCATGATCGCGGTGCCGTAATATTTGTTCGCGCCTTCGAGCCGCGAGGCGACGTTCACGGTGTCGCTCATCACGGTATAGTTGAAGCGGCGGCGCGAGCCGATATTGCCGACCACGGCTTCGCCGCTGTTGAGACCGATGCGGTGCGACAGGCCGTGACCGACGAAGGCGGCATTGCTGGCGTTCAGCCCCGCGAGCTTCTCGTGACACTTCAGAGCGGCGTGGACGGCATTGCGCGCATGGGCGGGATCGTCGGCGGGCGCGCCGAACATGGCGACGATGGAATCGCCGATATATTTGTCGACATAGCCGCCATGGCTCTCGATGATATCGGTCATGGCGGAGAGATATTCGTTCATCAGCTTCACCAGCTCGCCCGGCGTCATCGTCTCCGCGATCGAGGAGAAGCCGCTGAGGTCGGAGAAGAACATGGTGACGTTGCGCATCTCGCCGCCGAGCTCCGGCATCTTGCCGGAAGCGACCATGGTCTCGATGATTTCGGGGGCGAGATAAAGCGCAAAGCTCTTGCGCAGGAAACGCTCGTCGCGATCGGCCAGCACGAAGCGGTAACCGATCATCATCGCCAGTGCAGCAAGACTCGCGAGCGCGGGCTCGGTCAGCGGCAGCGCCATCGCATGCACGAATGCGCCGACAGCCGCGGCGGTGTAAATGGCGGTGAGGGCTAGCCACACGATCAGCGCGCCGCCCGGTGCAAGCAGGCAGGCGGCGCAGGCGATGATCGCCGCGAACACGATTGTCAGAACGGTCCGCATGGGAAAACCGAGCTCGGTCACGGCATCGCGCTCGATCAGGTTCCGCACCACGGTCGCGTGCACGAAGACGCCGGCGACGTCACTGCGCGCATTCTGCGCGGTGCTTGCGGGTGCGGGCAGGGCGCACCGCACGCCCGGCGCGCCGTCATAGCCGCTCGCAAGGCGCATCGAGGTCAGCTTGCGGTCCTCGAAATTCAGCGCGGTGCCGAGCAGCACGACCTTGCCGCCAAAGGCGCGGCGGAAGAAGTCACGGTCGCCTTTTTCGACGCAGGCCCGCAGATCGGCGAACGAATAGGCCGGTACGTCGCGGCCGAGCCCACGAAAGTTGAGCGTCAATGTATTCGGTACCGCGCTCGGGATCGTGTAGCCGGACAATTCGGTTGCACCTGACGGTGCAAGCTCGACCTTCGCTCCGACCGCACGTGCGGCGAGCTCGACCGCCATCGCCGGGACCGGCTTGCCATCGATGGAGAAGCTGAGCGGCATCCGCCGGATGACATCGTCCGCGTCGGTGTGGACGTTGAGCGCGCGGATGTTGTTTCGCACCGCCACCCGCTGCGCGGTGTACGGCGTGTCCGGGTGGTCGTTGCTCAGGATTTCGCCGAGCACCAGCTTGCCGCCATCGGAGATCTGTCGCAGCGCGATCAGGTAGTCTCGATCAAAACCCCTCATGCGGCTTCCGAGCGGCGCGTCGCCGAAGGGGATCTCGGACTGCTCGATCGAGCTCGGAAAGATCACGTCAAAGCCGATCACTTTGGCGCCGCCGTCGGTGATGCTGCCGAGCACCCGGCCGATTTCGCGCGTCCAGGTCTGTGTCGGCGATCCCTTGAAGGGTGGGGTGTCGTAGGTCTCACCGTCGATCGCCACGACGACCACAGGCGATGTCGCGGGATCGCGGCGGTCGCCGACGATCTTGCCGCGCAGCGCCGTGAGGATATCAAGCGAGAGACCTTGCAGCGACCGAAGCGGCGGGGACGTAAAGACCGCGCCCGCAAGGAGCGCGATCAGGATCGCCGCAACGATGTCCCGTCTGCCGATCCGCCGCATCGCCCCGTCGCTTGGTCGCCTATTCGAGCCGCAGCAGGCGACCGACGATCGGCGTCGGCGATGACGTGGCGCTGGCGTCGACCTGGAAGGCGTAGCGCTTGGCGCCGAGAATGGCGAGATAGCTGCCGCCGGGGGTGAGCGTCTTTCCGGCCTTGGCAAAGTCGTAGAACTTGCCGCCGACCATGATCTCGGTCTTGAGCGGCACGCTGATCGTGGGCTCCTTGCCGTCGGTGCGCTCGATCACCAGCGTGCTGCCGCTCTTGGCCTGCACCAGCGGCGCTGTGCCGTAGAGCGTCGGCAGCTTCGATGGCGCGCCCTTGGCGTCCGAGCGCATGGTGCGGAAGGTGGTCGCGGCGCTCTGGTTCGCCTCGCGCTCCGACAGTTTCGCCGCGTTGGTATCGCAGGGCACTTTTTCCCGCTTGACCTCGCCGAGCTGCACGGTGCTCTGCTCGGCGCCGACCAGGACGACGCCTTCGCTGATGGTTTCGCGCTGGCAGGATTTGAGATAGCTGAGGGTGATGCTCGCTTTGGGCCCGAGCTTGATGATCTTGCCCGGCGCCACATAGTCCATGAACGCGACGCCGTCGACCTTGCCCTGGACGTCTTCGACGATCGCGGCCGGCGTCTCCGCCAAAGCGGGGGCCGCAAGGCAGAACGCGCCGACAGCGGCGCCGATCAGGCTTTTCATGGGAATGCTCATCCAGTTCGACCGATGCTCTACCGGTCCCCGTCCTGGTCCGATGCTTAGCAGCGGCGCGCCCAGGCATGTGTGACCAGAATCACTCTTAGTATTGGTGCCACTTTAGCAGGAACAGGTTCAACCCGGCGACCGGAGAAAACGGAGCCGCGGCAAGCCGTTGGCCGAATGGATAATATCAGGCCGCCGGGATGGGCGGACGGCTCTGCGCCGCACTCTCTATATTAGGAACGAGCGTCGCCTCGGTCTTCTGATATGGCGTCGCCTGCTGCCCGACGGCGATCTCAACGACCTCGTCCCAGCGCGACAGGAAGGCCTCGACGCAGGCCGGGTCGAACTGACGGCCCTGATGCTCGACCAGGTAGTTGCGCGCGGCCTCCAGCGGCATCGGCTCTTTATATGGGCGCCGCGTCGTCAGGGCGTCGAAGACGTCGGCGACCGCGACCACGCGCGCGGCGACCGGGATCTCGTCGGCCTTGAGGCCGCTCGGATAGCCGGCGCCGTCCCAGCGCTCGTGATGGCCTGCGGCAATTTGCGCGCCGAGCTGGATCAGCTCGCAACTGGAGTCCGCCAGGATCCTCTCGCCGATGGTCGCATGGGTCCGGATCACCGCCATCTCCTCGTCGGTCAGCTTGCCGGGCTTGAGCAGGATGTTGTCGGGGATGGCGACCTTGCCGACGTCGTGCAGGGGCGCGGCGAGGTAGATGTCGCGGCAGAGCCGGGCCGGCAGGCCGAGCTGCTCGGCGATGATGCGGCTGTAGCGGGCGACCCGCAGCGTATGCTCGCCGGTGTCGTTGTCGCGGTATTCGACCGCGAGCGCGAGCCGCAGGATGATCTCCTCCTCGCGCTCGCCGAGCTTCCGCGTCGCGGCCGCGACTTCGCTCGCCAGATGCGCGGCTCGGTCGTTGAGCTTGCGTACGGCTGCACCAAGCTGAATCAAATTCCGCAGGCGCACCGTCATCTCTACGCTCTGCGGTGCCTTGGGCAGGAAATCGGTTGCACCGGCCTGCAGCGCTTCCATCTTGACGTCATCGGTCTGTCGCGAGGTGATCATCGCGATCGGGATGTCGGCGCAGCCCGGCAGGGTCCGCAAAGTGCGGATGAAGCTGATGCCGTCCATATGCGGCATCTCGTAGTCGACCAGCACGAGATCGAACACGCGCTCTCGCGCGCAGGCCAGCGCCTCCACGGGATCGAGGAAGGTGGTGGCCTCGACCAGACCTTCGGCTTCGATGTGGCGTTTCAGGAAGTTGAGGACGGAGCGGCTGTCATCAACCAGGAGCGCTTGGGTCAGCATCGGCGGCCGGGCTCGTTCGGATGGCGAGGCATGACCTCGACATAGCCTTTGCGATTTAACGCGGAGCAAACGTTTCGCCGGCATCACGCAGCCTGAAGACTGCGCGGAGCGCATGAGATTCGGGCAGGCCATGCATGCTTGCATGCACAGGCGAAGTTCTAGGGATTGTGACCCGTAGTTGTACGGGGATGTCCATTAGGGGTTTGCACACTCTCCACACCGAATAGTCGTCGCGCGAGATTCGCGCCATGCGTGCAGTGAGTCTCGGGGAAATTTGGGGGACGAATGTCGTCTGATGTCACCGAGCCGAAGTGGTCCCTACGGCTGCCGGCGGATTGCAGCATCGCTGCGATCCGCAATGTCTATGACCTGATCCGCGAGGCGTTCGGCCGGCAGGACCGGCTCGAGATCGATTGTTCGAGCGTCGACAAGGCCGACGTGACCTCGATCCAGCTTCTGCTGTCGACCGCCAAGACGGGCGAGGCCCAGGGCCGCCCGGTGGTGCTCACATCATTCTCCCAGTCTCTGCGCAACACCCTTCGCCGTGCCGGCTTCACCAGCGAGGCGATGATCGATCAGCATTTCCCGCAAAAGAAAGATGGCACCTGATGGCCACGATTCTCACGGTCGACGATTCGCCCAGCATCCGGCAGATGATCAAGGTCGTGCTCGAGCCGGCCGGTCACAACGTGATCGAGGCCGGCGACGGCGCGCAAGGGCTCGCCAAGGCCCAGGCCGGCAAGCTCGATCTCGTCATCACCGACTTGAATATGCCCGTCATGAACGGGCTGGAGCTGATCCGGGCACTGCGCAAGCTGCCGAGCGCGGTCGGCATGCCCATCGTGTTCCTCACCACCGAATCCAACGACGCGGTGAAGCAGGAAGCCAAGAGCGCCGGCGCCACCGGGTGGATCACCAAGCCGTTCAAGCCCGAGCAGCTGCTCGCCGTCGTCGGCAAGCTGGTGCGCGCATGAACGTGATGGACCCGACCGAGGTCTTTCGCCAGGAAGCCAGCGAGCTGTTCGAGGTCCTGGAAGGAGCCCTGCTCGACCTCGGCCAGCGTCCCGACGACCGCGAGCTGGTCGATTCCGCCTTCCGCGCCCTGCACACGATCAAGGGCTCGGGCGCGATGTTCGGTTTCGACAAGGTCGCCTCCTTCACCCATGAATTCGAGACCGCCTTCGACCGCGTCCGCAAGGGCGAGATCAAGCCAAGCCAGGAGCTGATCTCGGTCGCGCTCGCCGCCAAGGACTATATCCGCGCGCTGATCGAGGATCCGCAGTCGACCGACGACATCATCGGCGACGCCATCCTCGACGATCTCAAGCGCTTCGTGTCGTCGGATCAGCCCGCAGCTCCCATCGCCGCGGCCGTGGAAGCGCCGCCGCTGGCTCCGACCGAGAGCAAGCAGGCCGGCTGGCACCTCTATCTCGAATTCGAATCCCACATCCTGCGCAACGGCTCGAATCCGCTCGACCTGCTGGAAGACCTCTGCAAGCTCGGTCCCTGCTTCGTCGTGCCCATCACCGACGGCATCCCGTTCCTCGACGAGATGGAGCCGGAGGACTGCTATCTGAAGTGGGACGTCAAGCTGCACGCCGCCTGCGACAAGGACGCGATCGACGACGTCTTCATGTTCGTCCAGGACGAGATGAAGCTGACGCTCTCGCCGCTGGAGCATGTCGAAGCGCCGGCCCCGGCGCCGCTGTTCCAGCTCCTCGACGAGGAGCCGGTCGCCGAGATGCCCGCGCCGGTGGCCGAGGCCGTTGCCGCGCCCGTCGCGGAGCCGCCCGCCGCAAAGGCGGAGCCCAAACCCGAAATCAAGCCCGAAATCAAGCCCGAAGCGAAGCCTGAACCGAAGGTCGAGGCCAAGCGCGAAGAGCGCGGCATCGCCACCGTCCGCGTCCAGGCCGAGCGCCTCGACGAACTGATGGACCGCGTCGGCGAGCTCGTCATCGCCCAGGCGCGGCTGAGCCAGCTTGCCGCCTCCGGCTCCGACCTCTCGATCAAGATGATCGCCGAGGAAATCGAGCGCCTCGCCTCCTCCTTGCGCGACACCACGATGGGCGCCCGCATGGTGCCGATCGGCTCGCTGTTCGGCCGTTTCCGCCGCCTCGTGCATGACCTCTCGCGCGATCTGTCGAAGCCGGTCGAATTCGTCACCTCGGGCGAGGACACCGAGCTCGACAAGACCATGATCGAGTGCCTGGCCGATCCGCTGGTGCATCTGATCCGCAACGCGATCGACCACGGCATCGAGGACACCGCAACGCGCGCCGCCAACGGCAAGACCGAGCAGGGCCGGATTGAGCTCGCCGCCGTCCATTCCGGCGCGCAGGTGCTCGTCACCGTCAAGGACAATGGCGGCGGCCTCAACACCGCGCGCATCCGCGCCAAGGCGGAAGAGCAGGGCCTGATCGCGGCCGGCGCCGTGCTGACCGATCACGAAATCCACCAGTTCCTGTTCCATCCCGGCTTCTCGACCGCGCAGACCATCTCGGCGCTGTCGGGCCGCGGCGTCGGCATGGACGTGGTCAAGCGCACCATCGAGAACATGCGCGGCACGATCGACCTGTCGACCAAGCCGGGCCAGGGCACGATCGTGACGCTGCGCCTGCCGCTGACGCTGGCAATCATCGAAGGTCTCCTGATCCGCGTCGGCGAAGGCCGCTACATCATCCCGCTGTCGGCGGTGGAGGAATGCGTCGAGCTGACCGCCGAGGACGAGCGCTCGCGCGGCCGCAACTTCCTCAACGTACGCGGTAATCTCGTTCCGTTCCTGCGCCTGCGCGAGCTGCTGACCGCGTCGGGATCGCCCGACCGGCACCAGAAGACCATCATCATCTCGACCGGCGAGACCCGCGTCGGCCTCGTCGCCGACCAGATCATCGGCAACCACCAGACCGTGATCAAGTCGCTCTCCAAGCTGCACTCCGACGTCACGATCTTCTCCGGCGCGACGATTTTGGGTGACGGCACGGCAGCGCTGATCCTCGACGTCGCCCAGCTCGTCACGCTGGCGCAGTCGAAGGTCGAGAAGCAGCACATCAGCGAGGCGGCGTGATGAACGAGGGGCAAGCCGGCGAGCACCAGGCGGGCGCGATGCAGGTCGTGATGATCGGCCTCGGCGAGGAGAAGTTCGCACTCGACGCAGGCCTCGTGCGCGAGATCATCGATCCCGTGCCCGTGACCAAGGTCGCGGGAGCGCGCGCGTTCGTTCCCAGCGTGATCAACGTGCGCGGCAACGTCATTCCGCTCGCCGATCTGCGCATCCGTTTCGGCATGCCGCAGCTCGCCGATTCAGGCGACACCCGCATCGTCGTCATCGAGCTGCAGCTCGACGGCGAGCCGGTCCTGGTCGGCGTCACTGCCGACAAGGTCTACGAGGTCACGGAGATTTCGCAGACCGATGTGCAGCAGACGCCGCGCGTCGGCATGCATTGGAAACCGGAGTTCATTCGCTTCATCGCCAAATGGCGCGAAGAGTTCGTCATCGTTCCCAACATGGAACGCATTCTGAATTGAGAGCAGGTCTCGGGGGCGAGACTGACGAGGGGCTGAAGATGAGATTTACGGTCAAGGCAAAGCTGGCCAGTGCGTTCGGCCTGGTCATCGTCCTGTCCATGGTCGCCGGCGGCGTGGCGTACATGAAGCTCGGCGACATGATGGCGACGGCCGACAGCATGGTCCTCCGCGCCAAGCGGATGGAGAAGGCGACCCAGATCGAGAAGGACGTCCTCCTCCAGCTCCGCGCGGAAAAGAACGCCATCATCGGCAATGAGAGCGAGGTCGAGCAGGCCGCCGCCGATGCCGCCAAGCGGCGTGAGGCTGCGTTCAAGACCAAGGACGAGGTCTACGCGCTCGCCAGTGAAGCCGGCAGGAAATTGCTCGACGGCTTCGCGGTGTCCTACGCCAAGATGAATGCCTATCAGGAAGAGACGATCCGGATCGCGAAGACCGACAAGGCCAAGGCGACGGACCGCTCGACCAACGAGGGGCGCAAGCTCGTGAACGAGGCGCTCGAGTC
The genomic region above belongs to Bradyrhizobium arachidis and contains:
- a CDS encoding HD domain-containing phosphohydrolase is translated as MLTQALLVDDSRSVLNFLKRHIEAEGLVEATTFLDPVEALACARERVFDLVLVDYEMPHMDGISFIRTLRTLPGCADIPIAMITSRQTDDVKMEALQAGATDFLPKAPQSVEMTVRLRNLIQLGAAVRKLNDRAAHLASEVAAATRKLGEREEEIILRLALAVEYRDNDTGEHTLRVARYSRIIAEQLGLPARLCRDIYLAAPLHDVGKVAIPDNILLKPGKLTDEEMAVIRTHATIGERILADSSCELIQLGAQIAAGHHERWDGAGYPSGLKADEIPVAARVVAVADVFDALTTRRPYKEPMPLEAARNYLVEHQGRQFDPACVEAFLSRWDEVVEIAVGQQATPYQKTEATLVPNIESAAQSRPPIPAA
- a CDS encoding chemotaxis protein CheA, with the translated sequence MNVMDPTEVFRQEASELFEVLEGALLDLGQRPDDRELVDSAFRALHTIKGSGAMFGFDKVASFTHEFETAFDRVRKGEIKPSQELISVALAAKDYIRALIEDPQSTDDIIGDAILDDLKRFVSSDQPAAPIAAAVEAPPLAPTESKQAGWHLYLEFESHILRNGSNPLDLLEDLCKLGPCFVVPITDGIPFLDEMEPEDCYLKWDVKLHAACDKDAIDDVFMFVQDEMKLTLSPLEHVEAPAPAPLFQLLDEEPVAEMPAPVAEAVAAPVAEPPAAKAEPKPEIKPEIKPEAKPEPKVEAKREERGIATVRVQAERLDELMDRVGELVIAQARLSQLAASGSDLSIKMIAEEIERLASSLRDTTMGARMVPIGSLFGRFRRLVHDLSRDLSKPVEFVTSGEDTELDKTMIECLADPLVHLIRNAIDHGIEDTATRAANGKTEQGRIELAAVHSGAQVLVTVKDNGGGLNTARIRAKAEEQGLIAAGAVLTDHEIHQFLFHPGFSTAQTISALSGRGVGMDVVKRTIENMRGTIDLSTKPGQGTIVTLRLPLTLAIIEGLLIRVGEGRYIIPLSAVEECVELTAEDERSRGRNFLNVRGNLVPFLRLRELLTASGSPDRHQKTIIISTGETRVGLVADQIIGNHQTVIKSLSKLHSDVTIFSGATILGDGTAALILDVAQLVTLAQSKVEKQHISEAA
- the pobA gene encoding 4-hydroxybenzoate 3-monooxygenase — translated: MKVQVCIIGGGPSGLLLSQLLHLKGIDTIVLEKYSRDHVLARIRAGVLEHGFAKLMREAQCGERMDREGEIHGGFEIAHDGRLSHIDLHKHSGGNSVLVYGQTELTRDLYEARDRLGGKVVHNAEDVTPHDLTSDRPYVTYRANGETLRVDCDYIVGADGFHGVSRKSIPKDVLREYEKVYPFGWLGVLSRTKPVSPELIYVKHERGFALCSLRSQVLSRYYVQVPLTDKVEDWSDDAFWAELKRRLPDEVAGRLITGPSIEKSIAPLRSFVAEPMSYGRLFLAGDAAHIVPPTGARGLNSAASDIYYLYHAMLAHYQRGDDSGLEGYSAKALARIWKAQRFSWWMTMMLHRFPDRLEYEDRLQQTELDYLLSSETAQRLLAENYVGLPF
- a CDS encoding STAS domain-containing protein, producing MSSDVTEPKWSLRLPADCSIAAIRNVYDLIREAFGRQDRLEIDCSSVDKADVTSIQLLLSTAKTGEAQGRPVVLTSFSQSLRNTLRRAGFTSEAMIDQHFPQKKDGT
- a CDS encoding chemotaxis protein CheW; the encoded protein is MNEGQAGEHQAGAMQVVMIGLGEEKFALDAGLVREIIDPVPVTKVAGARAFVPSVINVRGNVIPLADLRIRFGMPQLADSGDTRIVVIELQLDGEPVLVGVTADKVYEVTEISQTDVQQTPRVGMHWKPEFIRFIAKWREEFVIVPNMERILN
- a CDS encoding response regulator — encoded protein: MATILTVDDSPSIRQMIKVVLEPAGHNVIEAGDGAQGLAKAQAGKLDLVITDLNMPVMNGLELIRALRKLPSAVGMPIVFLTTESNDAVKQEAKSAGATGWITKPFKPEQLLAVVGKLVRA
- a CDS encoding adenylate/guanylate cyclase domain-containing protein encodes the protein MRRIGRRDIVAAILIALLAGAVFTSPPLRSLQGLSLDILTALRGKIVGDRRDPATSPVVVVAIDGETYDTPPFKGSPTQTWTREIGRVLGSITDGGAKVIGFDVIFPSSIEQSEIPFGDAPLGSRMRGFDRDYLIALRQISDGGKLVLGEILSNDHPDTPYTAQRVAVRNNIRALNVHTDADDVIRRMPLSFSIDGKPVPAMAVELAARAVGAKVELAPSGATELSGYTIPSAVPNTLTLNFRGLGRDVPAYSFADLRACVEKGDRDFFRRAFGGKVVLLGTALNFEDRKLTSMRLASGYDGAPGVRCALPAPASTAQNARSDVAGVFVHATVVRNLIERDAVTELGFPMRTVLTIVFAAIIACAACLLAPGGALIVWLALTAIYTAAAVGAFVHAMALPLTEPALASLAALAMMIGYRFVLADRDERFLRKSFALYLAPEIIETMVASGKMPELGGEMRNVTMFFSDLSGFSSIAETMTPGELVKLMNEYLSAMTDIIESHGGYVDKYIGDSIVAMFGAPADDPAHARNAVHAALKCHEKLAGLNASNAAFVGHGLSHRIGLNSGEAVVGNIGSRRRFNYTVMSDTVNVASRLEGANKYYGTAIMASEATVAQTGDTFAWRELDAIRVMGRGEAIKVFEPLANRGAQSAKQAKVAAAYAEGLACWRAREFAKAADAFAKTANTDPTSALFAKRAQALAANPPPPDWTPVNALEGK